The Musa acuminata AAA Group cultivar baxijiao chromosome BXJ1-3, Cavendish_Baxijiao_AAA, whole genome shotgun sequence genome window below encodes:
- the LOC103974993 gene encoding phosphatidylinositol transfer protein PDR16 isoform X1 has product MRSSSPTDPTPKAKEIALSLSLSLVHQHRLDLVLDYLLIMFRRKHSSNDDLDNAAPQEEKVKELRAAIGPLSGHSLMFSDDACLRRYLVARNWNIDKSKKMLQETLKWRATYKPEEIRWHEVAVEGETGKVYRADFQDREGRSVLVLRPGKQNTSSHDNQLRHLVYLLENAIINLPDGQEQMIWLIDFTGWSLSNSVPIKTARETANILQSHYPERLAAAFLYNPPRIFESFWKIVKYFLDPKTFQKVKFVYPKNEESMGVMHKNFDPEILPEEFGGKSKVQYDHDEFSKLMSKDDVKTASFWKPDEKTTLVAPEPAHFVAQAS; this is encoded by the exons ATGCGGAGCAGTTCGCCGACCGACCCTACCCCTAAAGCCAAAGaaatcgctctctctctctctctctctctcgttcaccAG CATAGGTTGGACTTGGTTCTGGACTACCTCTTGATCATGTTCAGAAGGAAGCATAGCTCTAATGATGACCTGGATAATGCTGCTCCACAAGAAGAAAAG GTCAAAGAGCTCAGAGCTGCTATTGGACCCTTATCCGGACATAGCTTAATGTTCAGCGACGATGCATGCCTGCGGAGATACCTGGTAGCTCGGAACTGGAACATTGATAAGTCAAAGAAAATGTTACAAGAGACACTTAAGTGGAGAGCGACTTATAAGCCAGAGGAAATTCGTTGG CATGAAGTTGCAGTCGAAGGTGAAACCGGTAAGGTGTATAGAGCAGATTTTCAAGATCGCGAGGGAAGATCTGTTCTTGTGCTGAGACCAGGGAAACAG AACACATCGTCGCATGACAACCAACTCAGGCATCTGGTGTATCTCCTAGAAAATGCCATTATCAATTTACCCGACGGCCAAGAGCAAATGATCTGGCTGATAGACTTCACAGGATGGTCACTAAGCAACTCAGTGCCCATCAAGACTGCTCGAGAGACGGCAAACATCTTGCAGAGTCACTATCCTGAGAGGCTTGCGGCTGCATTCCTTTACAATCCTCCAAGAATTTTTGAATCATTCTGGAAG ATAGTTAAGTATTTCTTGGACCCGAAAACCTTTCAGAAGGTGAAGTTCGTATACCCAAAGAACGAAGAGAGCATGGGAGTAATGCATAAGAACTTTGATCCGGAGATACTACCCGAGGAATTTGGAGGAAAGAGCAAGGTACAATATGACCATGATGAGTTCTCAAAATTGATGTCAAAGGATGATGTTAAGACTGCGAGCTTTTGGAAACCGGACGAGAAGACCACCTTGGTTGCACCGGAACCTGCACATTTTGTTGCCCAAGCAAGTTGA
- the LOC103974993 gene encoding phosphatidylinositol transfer protein PDR16 isoform X2 yields the protein MFRRKHSSNDDLDNAAPQEEKVKELRAAIGPLSGHSLMFSDDACLRRYLVARNWNIDKSKKMLQETLKWRATYKPEEIRWHEVAVEGETGKVYRADFQDREGRSVLVLRPGKQNTSSHDNQLRHLVYLLENAIINLPDGQEQMIWLIDFTGWSLSNSVPIKTARETANILQSHYPERLAAAFLYNPPRIFESFWKIVKYFLDPKTFQKVKFVYPKNEESMGVMHKNFDPEILPEEFGGKSKVQYDHDEFSKLMSKDDVKTASFWKPDEKTTLVAPEPAHFVAQAS from the exons ATGTTCAGAAGGAAGCATAGCTCTAATGATGACCTGGATAATGCTGCTCCACAAGAAGAAAAG GTCAAAGAGCTCAGAGCTGCTATTGGACCCTTATCCGGACATAGCTTAATGTTCAGCGACGATGCATGCCTGCGGAGATACCTGGTAGCTCGGAACTGGAACATTGATAAGTCAAAGAAAATGTTACAAGAGACACTTAAGTGGAGAGCGACTTATAAGCCAGAGGAAATTCGTTGG CATGAAGTTGCAGTCGAAGGTGAAACCGGTAAGGTGTATAGAGCAGATTTTCAAGATCGCGAGGGAAGATCTGTTCTTGTGCTGAGACCAGGGAAACAG AACACATCGTCGCATGACAACCAACTCAGGCATCTGGTGTATCTCCTAGAAAATGCCATTATCAATTTACCCGACGGCCAAGAGCAAATGATCTGGCTGATAGACTTCACAGGATGGTCACTAAGCAACTCAGTGCCCATCAAGACTGCTCGAGAGACGGCAAACATCTTGCAGAGTCACTATCCTGAGAGGCTTGCGGCTGCATTCCTTTACAATCCTCCAAGAATTTTTGAATCATTCTGGAAG ATAGTTAAGTATTTCTTGGACCCGAAAACCTTTCAGAAGGTGAAGTTCGTATACCCAAAGAACGAAGAGAGCATGGGAGTAATGCATAAGAACTTTGATCCGGAGATACTACCCGAGGAATTTGGAGGAAAGAGCAAGGTACAATATGACCATGATGAGTTCTCAAAATTGATGTCAAAGGATGATGTTAAGACTGCGAGCTTTTGGAAACCGGACGAGAAGACCACCTTGGTTGCACCGGAACCTGCACATTTTGTTGCCCAAGCAAGTTGA
- the LOC135637235 gene encoding protein NONRESPONDING TO OXYLIPINS 2, mitochondrial-like — protein MPMPMPTRLGFKGFCYPRLSPDTKKTRPRSKMGSLCRSAAMAAARSIAVRSKNLLPKPASSRRAAPIVRRSIAPALGSVESLMPLHSAIASARLKSFIAVDSSCWSWLSQGRALPL, from the exons ATGCCCATGCCCATGCCCACTCGCTTAGGGTTTAAGGGCTTTTGTTATCCCCGTCTGTCGCCCGACACGAAGAAAACCCGTCCGAGATCCAAGATGGGGTCGCTCTGTAGGTCCGCCGCCATGGCCGCCGCGAGGTCCATCGCGGTCCGCTCCAAAAACCTACTCCCGAAGCCCGCGTCATCTCGAAGAGCCGCCCCTATCGTTCGGAG GTCGATCGCACCGGCGCTGGGAAGTGTCGAGTCGCTGATGCCGCTTCACAGCGCCATCGCCTCCGCCCGTCTCAAGTCTTTCATCGCGGTTGATTCCTCCTGTTGGAGTTGGCTCTCCCAAG GACGTGCTTTACCCTTGTGA